The following proteins come from a genomic window of Aspergillus luchuensis IFO 4308 DNA, chromosome 3, nearly complete sequence:
- a CDS encoding C2H2-type zinc finger protein (COG:K;~EggNog:ENOG410PMXX;~InterPro:IPR036236,IPR013087;~PFAM:PF00096,PF13912), whose translation MTESPGSPLSSIASDDMSDRDDLKQAFSPSGSNMPPSKRRRTGVASWDRNTPVSTTFQDDLPPPSPSTSISSDTSGDIPNSPNTLALIGGSQDDDYSGQGNDQVTVCRWDGCDAGDLGNMDGLVKHIHEEHVGSRQKKYSCEWSDCSRKGQTHASGYALRAHMRSHTREKPFYCALPECDRSFTRSDALAKHMRTVHETEALRPSDPVPKHHNVAASAAGTPTATPSGKIQRLKLKLSFPPKDDAGDHSESANEDAAGLEDDLQIPPGGLEKEFDTYEMLLEGPQLYRLLLRQIHWAQQDGAELRDAWEKIRVKRKESWMEKEAIFDDLMEAEVRLFKLLDEKFSVAKSAPANGTDNAPQSEQRQSEPTEMDVAQDQGSGSVPP comes from the exons ATGACGGAATCTCCGggctcccccctctcctctatTGCTTCCGACGACATGTCGGATCGCGACGACCTAAAGCaagccttctccccctcggGCTCCAACATGCCTCCCTCAAAGCGTCGTCGCACTGGCGTTGCCTCTTGGGATCGCAATACTCCCGTTTCGACCACTTTCCAAGATgatctccctcctccttctccctccacctccatctcGTCCGATACCTCCGGCGACATTCCCAACTCTCCCAACACCCTCGCTCTCATCGGCGGCAGTCAGGATGACGACTACAGCGGCCAAGGCAACGATCAAGTCACCGTCTGTCGCTGGGATGGATGCGACGCCGGTGATCTAGGCAATATGGATGGTCTCGTAAAGCACATACATGAAGAACATGTCGGGAGCCGGCAGAAGAAGTACTCCTGCGAATGGTCCGATTGCAGTCGAAAGGGTCAAACTCACGCAAGTGGCTACGCGCTGCGCGCACACATGAGAAGCCATACGCGAGAAAAGCCCTTCTATTGCGCTCTACCTG AATGCGACCGCAGCTTCACTCGATCAGACGCCCTTGCCAAACACATGAGAACGGTTCATGAAACAGAGGCGCTTCGTCCCTCCGACCCCGTACCCAAACACCACAACGTCGCTGCTTCGGCGGCAGGAACGCCGACCGCGACCCCTTCCGGCAAGATCCAACGGTTGAAGCTGAAACTATCGTTCCCACCGAAAGACGACGCAGGAGATCACAGCGAAAGCGCCAATGAGGACGCAGCAGGACTGGAGGACGACCTCCAGATACCTCCTGGTGGATTGGAGAAGGAGTTCGACACCTACGAGATGCTGCTTGAAGGGCCGCAACTGTATCGGCTGCTTCTGAGACAGATCCACTGGGCACAGCAGGACGGTGCGGAGCTACGCGACGCATGGGAGAAGATTCGCGTCAAGAGAAAGGAAtcgtggatggagaaggaagcaaTCTTTGATGACTTGATGGAGGCCGAGGTACGATTGTTCAAGCTCCTCGATGAGAAATTCAGCGTGGCCAAGTCTGCGCCGGCGAACGGGACGGATAATGCACCGCAGTCGGAGCAACGGCAGTCAGAGCCAACAGAGATGGATGTTGCACAGGACCAGGGGTCTGGGTCTGTTCCGCCATGA
- the PLR1_1 gene encoding aldo/keto reductase family protein (COG:C;~EggNog:ENOG410PHVT;~InterPro:IPR023210,IPR036812;~PFAM:PF00248) — protein MPSLNGREIGHTGYGTMRMTWVPQPPSDEQCFETLNTTLKLGANFWNAGELYGTPDYNSCHLLNKYFTKYPENADKVVLSIKGGLKRGELTPDSSEANIRRSVDECLRVLDGKKKIDIFECARQDPNVPVEQQVTVLAQYVKEGKIGGIGLSEVDAETIRRAHKVHPIAAVEVELSLFDTTILNNDVAKVCAELNIPVVAYSPLGRGVLAGAFTSVNEIPEGDFRRTLPKFQEEAMKENIKLVNEVKALATRKGVAPVQIALAWILTLSGKPGMPTIIPIPGGTTVDKVTQNLEGVPRLSDAEMDELKGILDRIQVVGSRY, from the exons ATGCCTTCCCTCAACGGACGCGAAATCGGCCACACTGGCTACGGAACCATGA GAATGACATGGGTCCCTCAGCCTCCCTCGGACGAGCAATGCTTCGAAACCCTGAACACCACCCTCAAGCTTGGAGCCAACTTCTGGAACGCCGGCGAGCTCTACGGCACGCCCGATTATAACTCGTGCCACCTCCTGAACAAATACTTCACCAAGTACCCCGAGAACGCCGACAAGGTCGTCCTAAGTATCAAGGGTGGCTTGAAGCGTGGAGAGCTTACCCCCGATAGCTCCGAGGCCAACATCCGCCGGAGTGTGGACGAGTGTCTGCGCGTGCTGgacggaaagaagaagatcgataTCTTCGAATGCGCTAGACAGGATCCCAACGTGCCGGTGGAGCAGCAAGTGACTGTTCTGGCACAATATGTcaaggagggcaagattGGAGGTATTGGGTTGAGTGAGGTGGATGCAGAGACTATTCGCAGAGC TCACAAGGTCCACCCGATCGCAGCGGTAGAGGTTGAATTGTCCCTCTTTGACACCACGATCCTCAACAATGACGTCGCGAAGGTTTGCGCTGAGCTCAACATCCCCGTTGTGGCTTACTCGCCTTTGGGCCGCGGTGTGTTGGCCGGTGCTTTCACCAGTGTGAACGAGATCCCGGAGGGCGATTTCCGCAGAACGCTCCCCAAGTTCCAGGAGGAAGCCATGAAGGAAAACATCAAGCTGGTTAATGAGGTCAAGGCCTTGGCCACGCGCAAGGGTGTGGCTCCCGTACAGATCGCCCTGGCTTGGATCCTCACCCTCAGCGGCAAGCCGGGAATGCCCACCAttatccccatccccggTGGTACAACGGTTGACAAGGTTACTCAGAACCTGGAGGGAGTCCCTCGCCTTAGTGATGCTGAGATGGACGAGCTTAAGGGCATTTTGGACCGGATTCAGGTGGTCGGAAGTCGCTACTAA